A stretch of DNA from Cryptococcus neoformans var. neoformans JEC21 chromosome 13 sequence:
GGAAAAGTGTCAGAAGGGGCGGATCCACGGACAGTAGCGAAGACGTTGCAGGGGTTTATGACTGAGGAGTAATGCTTGACAAGGGCCAGACCAAGACCACGAGAGGCTCCAACTACGAGGACTGATTGGGGCTGAAAAGCTTACATATTAGCGTCAGAATCGCTTGCTGACAACAGTATCTAAACAAGACCGACGGGCTTCGGCGGAAACGACGTACAGACATGGGAGGTTCTGTATTTGCAGCGTGATCTGTACTTCGGAGGGCCTTTGGTGAAGTGGTTGTTCGATCTAAAGAGGTGAAGCACAattgatggtgatgaacCTTTTTGAACAGGACTGAGTGGGTGGCCAGGGTGCCCTGCCGAACGGCGATTTCATGCTTTTTATGACGTAGACAACTGATGACGAACAGAAAGCGCGCCAagtggaaggtggaggagattggcTGTTGGTCTCACGCAAGCACAACATTTCCAAGACGGTCAGCAGCATAATTAAGCTATTTGAAGTAATCTCTGTCTCTAGCCacatcctttttttttactgTTCTTGACCCCTATATATTTCATATTCCAGTAGTAGAATCTGGGAGATAGCACTCCCTGTAGAATCATCACACCAAGCACTTTGACCACAAGTCGATGAGGGTGCCGGTAACGAAATGGTTTGAGAGTTGTCAAACACGTAAAGGCGgtctttcatcatccaccaatACAGTATAGTAATCTGATGATTAACGCTCTTACCAGCCAAATGATGCTATTTATGCGTTACATGCTAATATTGGCCAGCTTTAGTTATGGGTATTTAAATATCTATTAACTGATTGGTTGAttgcttctttcttctcactTTACATACTTCCCCAACCACCAACAGGCTCCTGCTTATCGAGGGAAGCCCATAGCAGCACCTGAGGCACCAGTGGCACGGGTATCGCCGGCTCCTCGGGAAGGGTTCAAGTTGAGCTTGTAGCTATGTCTGAAGTCACTCTTGTGCATCTTGCCATTTTGAAGTATAATCATGATGGCAGCCCTGGAAGCCTCCAAGTCAGCTATATTGCCCAGATACATAGTGGATGCGATTAACTCACTCAACAGACTTGTCCTTCACGTTCTTCTCGTCACCGAAGAAAACGTTCTCGATTTCTTGTTTAGAGATCTCCCCAAGGGAGCCAGTGTGTCCAGAAGTAGCAGACTTGTACTATAGACACCACATAAGTCAGTCACAGTTTTAAAAACTCCTTCGTAGCCTCATCAAGTCATGTGACCTGTGAAGCAACAGTATTAGAAAAGATACTCACAATCGAGAATTGACCAATAAATCGGGAAAGAGCGATGTCCTTGGCACCATCCTTCCATCGCTCGTACTACGACAAGGTCGTCAGCATGAGAACATCAGCGGATGGAGTGTCATCCATAGTGACAatgtggagaagaaacgaGACTCACGTCGGCAACATCGTCAACGAAGACCATGTATTCATCGGCATACTCGCTTGAGAAAGGGACACAAGCCGTCAACCATCGTGGAACCTGATGGAATGAGTGCTAAAGGGAACTTACTTGGGCTTGTaaacaacagcaacagcaacgcTAGACATTGTGAGGGATGTGTATGGTTTGGTTGTTGTAGAAGTGTTTGATTAGGGTAGAGATAAATTGAATGGGTTGTAATAGAGTgagtggatgaaggagaaagaaaggggGATGTGTATCGGAAGGGCTTTTTATAGTTGAAATCGACTCCGTTCTGGCTCTGACGATGGGCCACAAGCGTGATCACAGGGTTCTCTACCGGTCACTGCCCAGTCAGCAGATGATGTCATACCCGGTCTATGAGCGGCTTCCTCCGTCATCCTGTCCTGATATTTTCTTCACGTATTAATAAATGACACATTTTGGTTCTACCAACTTTAGTTAACCTATCTACGAACATTTTCATATATATTTAAAAGCTGCATTCACGCCCGACGATTTCTTATTTCCGCCAACCTTCTCAACGTAAAGTGTCCCTGGTTCAAAATACCAGTTATCGACGACTTCCGGTTGACTGACCTGTGGTATGGCGAAAATAAATGTTATGGCGACaaaaaatgaagatgaaagatgcAAAGATAGCCAAGAGTCTTAGCATTCTAGGCATATGGAGCAAGCGAATGTAACCAAGAGCGAGCAGATTCAGGTCTGAGAGGCTGTAAACCGGCTGATCATTAGGCTGATAACAGATGGGCAGCTTCCATTCCGTTGATGCTATCGGGGCATTAACAGCAGACCCCAGCTAtgtgaaaaaaaaatcgcTTGCCTTGGCATCCATGCCTGTACGCGATCCTGCTAGAAGGGATCTGGTACGCCCGCCGTAGCTCTTGTAGACTTGGGGATTAAACTGATCATGAAGGAGCAGGCAAATTACAGGTGTAATCTCCAGAAAAGTGAAGACAGTAGGGCTTTGTAGTGGGCTCTGGAGAGGAGACAAATAACAGATCTTGGGGTCTTCCCAGTAATTTCGTGTGTCGTCTTGTGGGTCTCAATAGATAAGCAAGACAATTGTGGATTGGCCGTAGACTTCCTGTGTCAATTGTAGGACTTTCTAGGAAGCTGTCATCATCGCTGGGTAGTTTTCATTCTTTGTCAGATGGGGGCATGAGgggtgatgaagatggcaaACAGCGTGGTGATACGTAGGCCGCAGCGTCGAGCAAGATCTGAAGGTTCCTGGCATCATGCATAAAAAGATCAAAACGCGTTAATTCGGTATCACCAGCGAGTCCCTCTCGAATCACAGTATTTTGTTTCTTCGCTACCCTTGCACCGGACCTTATAATAATGTTGTCCATGTCTCTGTCTGTCGTGTGCCGTCTTTTCTGCCTTTTTTATCATTTCGAATCGGATGCTGACAAGGCGACGGAGTATACTGTGGAAAATAATGATCGATAGGGCAGATAAATTTCGCTGAGGCTAAACCAAATTAACGAACAAATTTCCGTCAGCTGTAGAGATAGACAAAGTCTAGTTTAGAACTTAATGGTGAGCAATAAAGACAGTCCAACGTGTCGTCGTGCGTAGACAAGATAGTAGCCAACAAAAGATCCTGCCGTTTCAGAACATATAGTCCATATCACCATGCACATGGTCAAGGAGCAAGCAGCACGCCTACCGCCAACAAATACTAGCGCATGAACAAACAACCATTCACAATCGACAAGTATCAGGCCATGTACGCTGTCGCAGACGATCGCCGAAGTTACTTGTATTGCTGGGTACCTGAACCCAACCATATACATTGCCTTGAAACAGCCTCCCTTCTGTCTGTCGCTATGTATAAGCTCCTCTATACATTTTTGATCTTTTCACGTCATGGATATCCTTGAATGGTTATAATCGCAAGGAAGCTAGTCAATATATCTAACGATCAAAATGGAACGCTTTAGACCTCAACGACATCCAATTCtcccatttcttcttcctctccttcttgcttGACTGCACCCCTGACAAGCTCTTCTATATGATCTTCCTTGGTATCTCTACTTTCGTCACGTTGTAAGAGACCAACAAATCGCTCAATAGAGTCCTTGATCTACCACATTGTCAGTTCGTGAATGCCGTATGGATGAGAGTTTTCCCGCTTACCTGTTGATCTGTCTCAACCTTGTGGTGCTCTCGAACGACGTAGTAGGCACCTCGGTTTCGAAGGGCTTCTCGGCCAGTGAAAGCTTAATGATACGCTTAGTGACTACTATCAAAAGAGGTGATGAGATCACTTACTAGTAGCAAGCAAAAGCAGAATTTCGACACACATCATACGGAGCACTGGGTCCCTCTCACGTTCCTTCTCGGGAGGAAGGAACTGCAGAGTAGGGGGGAGCTTGTCCATTTCCTGATGGCGGAAATATCAGCTAAACAATTTCATGAGCATCATTGCCGAAGACGTACATCAATGTCATATTCTTCAGGACCCATGAGAGGAGCCAAAACCCAAGGCAAAACATCAACGCCCTTGATCATTCGCGTAGGGTCTGAGGGCAATCTAACTCGGTCCTCTAAGTTGATGACTTAGTATGTACTATATTCGGTTCAAAGACAAATTATCCCTCACCTTCACTAGCCAACAACCAACCCATACTGGCCCGGTCCATAGCACAGTTCTTGATACATCCCAGGGCACCACCTCGCCTGATAGTATCAGGGTGACCTGTGTAAACAACAATTTTTGATAACAGGGGCTCATCGCCTTCTGAAGGTGTAGCATCGGCAGGTTGCGGAAagggaggacgaggaatgagaagaagttgtCTGGTTGCAGGGGCCATTGAGATGTTGGCAAAGACTGAAGCCAAAAAGTTACAGTCACCCTTACGTTTACCGGTACCCTCCTTTACACCATCAGAAGCACCATCCTCAAAAGCCTGTACCAATGCTCGGATCGCTTCGATCTCCCTCTCAGGTTCTTGACCGGCCTCGGCATTGACAAGACCGATTGTAGGGTCACGGAAATCAGGGTGGATAGTCGATGATGCTGATCCAGAAGCAGGAAGGAAATACGGTGGATAGTGTTTAGATttggggagagggattATAGGGATT
This window harbors:
- a CDS encoding expressed protein codes for the protein MSSVAVAVVYKPNEYADEYMVFVDDVADYERWKDGAKDIALSRFIGQFSIYKSATSGHTGSLGEISKQEIENVFFGDEKNVKDKSVEAAIMIILQNGKMHKSDFRHSYKLNLNPSRGAGDTRATGASGAAMGFPR
- a CDS encoding cytoplasm protein, putative, whose product is MASLTELFQFLDSPNPSARHLALQNLVGHTPKNSTNRNIFIPSSFAGTTTSGNGLVPNKRKDGSDEDEIKIKALKDLTYLCMDQAPIAHDALSALINLSDNPVVARHISDKEFLVWLVSYTANTTSPLSPLTSMLLSNITSHPSLISNLANLTIPIIPLPKSKHYPPYFLPASGSASSTIHPDFRDPTIGLVNAEAGQEPEREIEAIRALVQAFEDGASDGVKEGTGKRKGDCNFLASVFANISMAPATRQLLLIPRPPFPQPADATPSEGDEPLLSKIVVYTGHPDTIRRGGALGCIKNCAMDRASMGWLLASEEDRVRLPSDPTRMIKGVDVLPWVLAPLMGPEEYDIDEMDKLPPTLQFLPPEKERERDPVLRMMCVEILLLLATTFTGREALRNRGAYYVVREHHKVETDQQIKDSIERFVGLLQRDESRDTKEDHIEELVRGAVKQEGEEEEMGELDVVEV